A single region of the Pieris rapae chromosome 19, ilPieRapa1.1, whole genome shotgun sequence genome encodes:
- the LOC111001170 gene encoding protein toll-like produces MTCKLIHVLALASAIQIIGATRLMCPSHPNCICGSTFPVELNCNIDGSTVTINFLPNTFINVRCENATVLNYKRLPKCANEIDTFKSVSFKDCPLPSTSFKDVLEQLGVSKTMSLIFQNANNLSGYFDRRHFTGLRDLTKLLLSVTGTTHLPDNLFMDVNNLTWLNIRCNSINISEQLFKPLERLETLEISHNQMTNMSTNLFSHLAFLRKLSLWQSNVTWFSKDFFSGVNVLEELDLSSNGLNELPTLIFKPLKKLRKLTLFSNKFSTLPQNLFSTNNNLETVIILNNDVKMKELPRSLLGNLQSLRHIYIQRCGIEILPYDLFVNSSQITNISLAYNDIGSLRESTFNDQINLLELDLSHNNMKTLEPKLFSSLVRLEKLELAYNSIEEISGSTFSSLLSLIYLNMEHNNLKTISSYLFSNNKQRMSISFAYNELHFKSKELQNNTWTRNAISPFAHTFNLKLLNLSHNKFEATYDDWWINGHEHLDISYNYINYLWNHPTSSYKTIGKKSTKQLWVAHNPLNCNCKNFMFLDFLKEHFKAQIKDESAIQCSIWRKEACNMRFIIFVCFISISASTSTIIMLLYLKYRKNLHSMIKNKLYKVTHPNEAKEVERTVIIKYSENDEEFVLKEIVPGLRVHKGIKVHTKPIASDCNKENFIKQLKNSSKEGDTTLVIFSPNYLMSAYSHVNIKKIRGEMLKAKKTVYVFTDMGTENSIYAFLKEQRDRRTTILWNNPNFWNILLPVLSKEKCKLTFRVKDSVNAKIPVKALKSSDVQSLDPTCLHYQV; encoded by the exons ATGACTTGTAAATTGATACACGTGCTAGCCCTAGCTTCGGCAATACAGATAATTGGTGCAACAAGACTGATGTGCCCAAGTCACCCTAACTGCATTTGCGGTAGCACGTTCCCTGTCGAACTCAATTGCAACATCGACG GTAGCACTGTGACAATAAACTTTCTACCAAACACATTCATCAATGTTAGATGTGAGAATGCAACCGTACTCAATTATAAACGGCTACCAAAGTGTGCCAATGAAATTGACACGTTCAAATCCGTTAGTTTCAAAGACTGTCCTCTACCTTCGACGTCATTCAAAGACGTGTTGGAACAACTCGGCGTGTCGAAAACTATgtcattaatatttcaaaatgcaAATAACCTCTCCGGATATTTTGATAGAAGACATTTTACTGGATTGAGAGATTTGACTAAATTGCTTCTTTCTGTTACTGGTACTACACACCTACCCGATAATCTATTTATGGACGTGAACAATTTGACATGGCTGAACATACGATGTAacagtataaatatttctgaacaaCTATTTAAGCCTCTTGAAAGATTGGAGACGTTAGAAATAAGTCATAACCAAATGACGAATATGTCTACAAACTTATTTTCCCACTTGGCCTTTTTAAGGAAGCTGTCGCTGTGGCAAAGTAATGTCACGTGGTTCTCTAAAGACTTTTTCTCGGGCGTAAACGTGCTTGAAGAATTAGATCTAAGTTCTAATGGACTTAACGAACTGCCGACGCTTATTTTTAAACCTCTGAAGAAGTTACGAAAACTCACATTGTTTTCTAACAAGTTTTCGACTTTACCACAAAATCTATTCTCAACAAACAATAACTTGGAGACGGTAATAATTCTTAACAATGATGTTAAAATGAAAGAACTTCCACGAAGTTTGTTAGGCAATTTACAAAGTTTGAGacacatttatatacaaaggTGTGGTATAGAAATATTGCCGTacgatttatttgttaattcatCACAAATAACGAACATATCACTGGCATACAACGATATTGGATCATTGCGAGAATCGACATTTAACGATCAAATAAATTTGCTTGAACTCGATTTAAGTCACAACAACATGAAAACTTTGGAACCGAAGCTATTTTCCTCATTGGTACGATTGGAAAAATTGGAATTGGCTTATAATTCCATTGAAGAAATTTCCGG aTCGACATTTTCTTCATTGCTCagtttaatatacttaaatatggAGCATAACAATTTGAAAACTATATCTTCATACTTATTTAGtaacaacaaacaaagaatGTCAATATCTTTTGCATATAATGAACTTCACTTTAAAAGTAAGGAATTGCAAAATAACACTTGGACAAGGAACGCAATCTCACCGTTTGCACATACATTTAACTTGAAACTGCTCAACttaagtcataataaattcgAAGCTACGTACGATGATTGGTGGATTAATGGCCATGAACATTTGGATATCAGCTATAATTACATCAACTATCTATgg AACCATCCAACTTCAAGCTATAAAACGATTGGCAAAAAGTCAACGAAACAACTTTGGGTAGCTCATAACCCACTCAATTGTAACTGCAAAAACTTTATGTTCCTCGACTTTCTAAAGGAACATTTTAAAGCGCAG ATTAAAGATGAATCTGCCATACAATGTTCAATTTGGCGCAAAGAGGCTTGCAACATGCGattcataatatttgtttgctTTATTTCTATATCGGCTTCAACGTCTACAATCATCATGTTACTATATCTTAAATACCGTAAGAACTTGCATTCCATGATCAAAAACAAACTATATAAAGTCACGCATCCTAATGAAGCCAAGGAAGTAGAGCGCACagtgattattaaatattctgaaAACGACGAAGAATTTGTACTGAAGGAAATAGTGCCAGGCTTACGAGTCCATAAAGGTATTAAAGTGCACACAAAACCCATAGCAAGTGACTGCAACaaagaaaatttcattaaacagCTCAAAAATAGTTCAAAGGAGGGAGACACGACGCTCGTTATTTTTTCCCCAAACTACTTAATGTCAGCTTATAGTCACGTAAACATAAAGAAAATTCGAGGCGAAATGCTGAAAGCAAAGAAGACGGTTTATGTTTTTACGGACATGGGTACGGAAAATTCGATTTACGCATTCTTAAAGGAGCAAAGGGATCGGCGAACGACAATACTCTGGAATAATCCTAACttttggaatattttattaccggTACTGTCAAAGGAGAAATGCAAATTGACATTTCGTGTGAAGGATAGTGTGAATGCAAAAATTCCCGTCAAGGCATTGAAATCTTCAGACGTACAATCTTTAGATCCAACTTGTTTGCACTATCAGGTTTAG